The DNA region GAACTACATGGAGCTAACATGAAAATTAGAATACCAGCCGAATGGGAAGAACAAGAGGCACTCATCGTCGTATTTCCTCCAAAACAGAGTGATTGGGCACACTCCATTGATGAAATCCATCGAACCTATTTAACGTTCATCAGCAAAATTGCACATTTTCAAAAATGCCTTGTGATCTGCGAAGATAAAAAAGCGCTGGCAACTATGTTACCAACACTCCAAAATATCGAACTGATCGAAATGGCAACGAATGATACATGGATACGCGACTTCGGTGGTATTAATATTTATAAAAACCATAAACGTCGCACGTATGACTTTATCTTTAACGCATGGGGTAATAAATTTGAAGCCAATTTGGACAACAGCATTACCAGTCAGCTCTTTGAACAAGGCTATTTAGAAGGCAAACTTAAAAGTTTAGACTTTGTCCTTGAAGGTGGAAGTATCGACAGTAACGGTCATGGCGTAATGCTTTCAACTGCTTATTGTCTTTTTGAAGAGAACCGCAATGCGCATCTTTCCAAAAAACAGATTAAAAAAACACTCATCGAACTTTTTGGACTCAAAAAGCTGATCATCTTAGAACATGGCGCGCTCATGGGTGACGATACCGACTCGCACATTGACACCTTAGCACGTTTCATCAACAAAAAAACCATCGCCTATGTGAAATGTTATGACAAAAAAGATGAACACTATCAAGAGCTGAAAAAGATGGAAAAAGAGCTTCAAAAAACAGAGTTCAATCTGCTTCCTTTACCTCTTCCATCAGCTAAATACTTCAACAATCACCGTATTCCAGCAACCTATATGAATTTTGTTCTCATTAACAATGCTGTTTTAGTCCCAACCTACAGTGATCCCTACGATGCAGAAGTTTTAGCTATTTTTGCCAGATGCTTCCCCGAACGTGAAATTGTTGGTATCGAATCTTCAATTTTAATTCGCGAACACGGAAGTTTGCACTGCGCTTCCATGAATATTTATAAAGAAAGAGACAACGACGAATGACTTTACAAAAAAAAGCAACGATTATTTCCAGTGGAACGGCAACGATCCTTATTATTATCAAACTTTTTGTCGGAATTATGAGTGGCTCTGTTGCCGTTTTAGCTTCTGCGATTGACTCTGTGCTTGACCTTATCGTATCAGCATTTAATTACTTTGCTATTTCCAAAGCCGAACAACCCGCCAATAAAAAATTTAACTACGGAAAAGGCAAAATTGAGGCTTTAGCGGGCGTCATTGAAGGTACGGTGATTACCGTTTCAGGTCTTTTTATCTTCTATACCGCCATTAAAAAAGCGATCAACCAAGAGCCTGTCGAATATCTAGGTTACTCCGTTATTGTTATGGTCATCTCTTTGGCAATTACCATTGCCTTAGTTCTTTTTTTAAATTATGCTGCGAAAAAGACACGAAGCATGGTGGTCAAATCAGATGCGCTTCACTATAAAACAGACGTTTTAAGCAATGGCGCTATCCTTGTCTCCTTAGTACTCATTCAGATAACAGGATTTGAGATGATCGACTCGATCATGGGTGTGATCATTTCCCTTTACATTATTCATTCAGCCTATCAGATTATTAGTGATGGTATTTACATCCTGCTTGACGCATCGCTTGATGAAGAGATGGTTGAAAAAATGCGTGACATTATTTTAGAAGAGAAAGAGATTAGCGATTTTCACTACCTTAAAACCCGTAAATCAGGCAATACAAACTTTGTCGATGTTCATCTCGTCTTTAGTCCTGGCATTTCACTCATGCGTGCGCACCATGCGGGAGATCGCATCGAAGAGAAGATTAAAGACCTTATCCCAGATGAAATATGGGTTATCAACGCTCACCTCGACCCTTATGATGACTCAGAGATCAACGATCAGCAATACGTGGCAAATGAGGGTTAAATCTACCCTCACCACAAAAGCGCTATTCTATACCCTATAAAGGCAAGTCCCCACGCCACAACCGTCGTAAAGATAAACAGATAAAACAGATACTTATAACTGCCTGTCTCTTTCGTAAAGACAATACTTGCTGCCATACACGGCAAGTAAAACATCACAAAGATGATAAAAGAAACTGCCGAAGCAAAAGAGATCTGTTTTTGAAGCTCACCAATCAAACTCTCATTTCCCTCATCTACGCCAGCTCCAAGTGCATATAAAACACCGAGCGTTGAGACAACAACCTCTTTTGCCGCCAGTCCAGACTCTAGCGCTACCGTCATCTTCCAATCAAAACCAATCGGTTGAAAAAGAGTATCGGTTGACTTGCCAAGCATGCCTAAAAAACTCTTTTCTAAAAGCTGTTGTGCTTTTTCATTTTCCAAGGTTATTTTGGCTTCTGCACTTTGAGCAAGTTCAATTTTTTGTGCAAATGTTTTTTCAATATCGGGATATTTAGGGTAGTTGCTTGCGAACCAAATCAGCAAAGAAGCACCCAAAATAAATGTTCCCGCTTTTTTAAGATACATAATCGCCTTACTTACAACCGTGTGCCAAATGAGTCTTATTGAAGGTAAACGATACTTTGGCATCTCCATTACAAATGGCTCATCGACACCTTTAAACACAAAGACTTTTAAAAATTTTGCCGCAAGAAGCCCAATGAGCGCCCCTGCTATATAGATAAGGAAAAGAACATTTCCCGCATTTTGCTTCGCGAAAAAAGCCCCAGAGAAAAGAACATACACGGGAAGCTTTGCACCACAACTCATAAAACCGATGATAAAAAGTGTGATCAGTCTGTCTTTATTGTTTTTAAGTGTACGGGCGCTCATATATGCAGGAACGGAACATCCAAAGCCCGTGACAAGGGGAATGAAGCTTTTACCGTGCAAGCCAAAACGGTGGAAAAAACCATCGAGTAAAAACGCAACACGCGCCATGTAGCCCGTTGTTTCCAAAAGTGAAATCCCAAAAAAGAGGATGACAATGTTAGGTAAAAACATCACCACAGCACCTACACCCGAAATAGCACCATCAGCGATCATAGAGCCAAGCTCACCATCGCCGAAGATCGTTTTCGCATACGTGCCAAGCGAGACAAAGAAAAGATTGATCCAATCCATAGGAATAGAACCTAGCTCAAATGTAAGCTGAAAAAGTGCCCACATCAAGGCAATAAAAATCGGAATACCAAAAATTTTATGGATCAATAGCGCATCGATTTTTTCGGTAATCGTTTTAGAAATACTCTTTTTACATGTAAGCACTTCCGTGACAACACCTCTGGCAAAAGAGGCTCGCTCCTCCGCAAAAATTTCGCTGACATCTTTTGTCTCATGGTGCAGATAGAGATGTTCCAATGCCTCTTTGAGCAGTGGCGACAACTCAAGCCAAATCGGTTCATCGTGCATTTTTTGATATATTTTAGGATCATTTTGTAGCAGTTTAAGCACCAAATCACGATACGTTAGCTCTGTTTTATAGCGCTTTTGTTTCAAAAAGAATGAGAGTTTTTCGATCTCTTCTTCCACAACATCACTGTAAATCAGTTTTGATTTTTCATAGGGAAAATTGAAAATGTCAATGGTGCGATTGAGAAGTTTACCGATGCCTTTTTTCGTTGCGGCAGAGACTTTCACGCAGGGAACACCCAAAATGGAACTGAGTTGCTCATGATCAACACAGATACCCTCTTTTTGCGCTTCATCCATCATATTTAATGCGACGATCATCTTTTTACCCAGTTCTAAAAGCTGTGTCGTCAGGTAAAGATTGCGCTCTAGATTCGTAGCATCAACCACGTTGATGATAAGATCGTACGGCTCATTTTCCAGAAAATCTTTGGTGACTTTTTCATCTTGAGTGTAGTCGTTAAGCGAGTACGTTCCGGGTAAATCAACGATTTTAATCAAATGCTCTTGCGCGCTAAAACGTACTTCCGCTTTTTCAACGGTGACACCTGAAAAGTTACCCACTTTTAAGCGTGCATCGGCAATGGAGTTGATGAGCATACTTTTGCCCACATTGGGCTGTCCCACCAACGCAATGACAAGCTCTTTCATATTTTTTGAACCTCTATGCTTTTTGCTTCTTCATAACGAAGGGCAAGCAGTGTTGTACCTACTTCAATTTCCATAGTGCTTTTTGCGATACTTGTTGCTTTAATTTGGAGTTGGCTTCCTTTATGAAGTCCCAAGGAAAAAAATCTTTGTTTGAGCTCTTCGTTGGCATCTATTCGTACCACGACAGCTTTGTCTCCAGCATTCATTTGTGAAAGTTTAATCATAATTGTCCTTAATTGATAATGCTGATCAAGATTGTAAGTTAAAACGTATTAAAACCATATTAATGTAGAATAAGTTATTCAAAATAACTCTTACTAGGTGGATTTTATGAAAGTCGGACTCATCCAACACGCCGTTGAAAGTACCAAAGAAAAAACGATACAAAAAACCGTTTCACTCATCCAGACAGCAGCCATTGAAGGAGCACAACTTGTCGTACTGCAAGAACTTCACCAAGACCGCTACTTTTGCATTAACGAAGATGTTGCTTGTTTTGATTTAGCCTCTGCATGGGAAGCTGACATCGCTTTTTGGTCAAATGTTGCTAAAGAGAACAATGTCGTTTTAGTCACTTCTCTGTTTGAAAAACGCTCCGCTGGTCTTTACCACAACACCGCCGTTGTCTTTGAAAAAGACGGCACGGTCGCTGGAAAATATCGCAAAATGCACATCCCCGATGATCCAGGTTTTTACGAGAAATTTTACTTCACCCCAGGTGATACAGGCTACAATCCCATCCAAACCAGTGTGGGCAAACTAGGACTTCTCGTCTGTTGGGATCAATGGTACCCTGAAGCCGCACGTTTGATGGCGCTTAAGGGTGCAGAGATGCTCATCTACCCCACCGCCATCGGTTGGTTTGACGACGATATGGAAGATGAACAAAGAAG from Sulfurospirillum diekertiae includes:
- a CDS encoding agmatine deiminase family protein; the protein is MKIRIPAEWEEQEALIVVFPPKQSDWAHSIDEIHRTYLTFISKIAHFQKCLVICEDKKALATMLPTLQNIELIEMATNDTWIRDFGGINIYKNHKRRTYDFIFNAWGNKFEANLDNSITSQLFEQGYLEGKLKSLDFVLEGGSIDSNGHGVMLSTAYCLFEENRNAHLSKKQIKKTLIELFGLKKLIILEHGALMGDDTDSHIDTLARFINKKTIAYVKCYDKKDEHYQELKKMEKELQKTEFNLLPLPLPSAKYFNNHRIPATYMNFVLINNAVLVPTYSDPYDAEVLAIFARCFPEREIVGIESSILIREHGSLHCASMNIYKERDNDE
- a CDS encoding cation diffusion facilitator family transporter produces the protein MTLQKKATIISSGTATILIIIKLFVGIMSGSVAVLASAIDSVLDLIVSAFNYFAISKAEQPANKKFNYGKGKIEALAGVIEGTVITVSGLFIFYTAIKKAINQEPVEYLGYSVIVMVISLAITIALVLFLNYAAKKTRSMVVKSDALHYKTDVLSNGAILVSLVLIQITGFEMIDSIMGVIISLYIIHSAYQIISDGIYILLDASLDEEMVEKMRDIILEEKEISDFHYLKTRKSGNTNFVDVHLVFSPGISLMRAHHAGDRIEEKIKDLIPDEIWVINAHLDPYDDSEINDQQYVANEG
- the feoB gene encoding ferrous iron transport protein B, with the protein product MKELVIALVGQPNVGKSMLINSIADARLKVGNFSGVTVEKAEVRFSAQEHLIKIVDLPGTYSLNDYTQDEKVTKDFLENEPYDLIINVVDATNLERNLYLTTQLLELGKKMIVALNMMDEAQKEGICVDHEQLSSILGVPCVKVSAATKKGIGKLLNRTIDIFNFPYEKSKLIYSDVVEEEIEKLSFFLKQKRYKTELTYRDLVLKLLQNDPKIYQKMHDEPIWLELSPLLKEALEHLYLHHETKDVSEIFAEERASFARGVVTEVLTCKKSISKTITEKIDALLIHKIFGIPIFIALMWALFQLTFELGSIPMDWINLFFVSLGTYAKTIFGDGELGSMIADGAISGVGAVVMFLPNIVILFFGISLLETTGYMARVAFLLDGFFHRFGLHGKSFIPLVTGFGCSVPAYMSARTLKNNKDRLITLFIIGFMSCGAKLPVYVLFSGAFFAKQNAGNVLFLIYIAGALIGLLAAKFLKVFVFKGVDEPFVMEMPKYRLPSIRLIWHTVVSKAIMYLKKAGTFILGASLLIWFASNYPKYPDIEKTFAQKIELAQSAEAKITLENEKAQQLLEKSFLGMLGKSTDTLFQPIGFDWKMTVALESGLAAKEVVVSTLGVLYALGAGVDEGNESLIGELQKQISFASAVSFIIFVMFYLPCMAASIVFTKETGSYKYLFYLFIFTTVVAWGLAFIGYRIALLW
- a CDS encoding FeoA family protein — translated: MIKLSQMNAGDKAVVVRIDANEELKQRFFSLGLHKGSQLQIKATSIAKSTMEIEVGTTLLALRYEEAKSIEVQKI
- a CDS encoding carbon-nitrogen hydrolase, whose protein sequence is MKVGLIQHAVESTKEKTIQKTVSLIQTAAIEGAQLVVLQELHQDRYFCINEDVACFDLASAWEADIAFWSNVAKENNVVLVTSLFEKRSAGLYHNTAVVFEKDGTVAGKYRKMHIPDDPGFYEKFYFTPGDTGYNPIQTSVGKLGLLVCWDQWYPEAARLMALKGAEMLIYPTAIGWFDDDMEDEQRRQCDAWETIQRGHAIANGLPVISVNRVGKEEDTHGVLDGIRFWGNSFVAGPQGEIIARASHDEEEILIVDVNLARGEHVRRIWPFLRDRRIETYGDLTKRFID